The nucleotide sequence AAATTCATAATCCAAACTTCCCGTAGATTTGATATAGCTATTTCCCCCTAAACTCAAAAAATCATACCCATAAAAGGGTCTAAAATTATTTATTGGATTAAATCCATAACCTCCTAACACAAAATTCAAGAATGAAACACTTTTATCACCTAAGGTAAAACCTGCTTCATTTTTAATAGTAAATGTGAAATCTTTACAAATCGAAAAAGCACCCCCAAAACCCCCTTTCACTATAGTATAAGGATTAAATTCTTTTGAGTAATCAGAAGACAGTAAATAGGTTTGAATATCACCCGAAAAATACAATCCTTTTTTAGGAAAATGTTTGTCGTCAAAGCTATCAAATTTCAAGTACCCAAAAGCACTGAGATAATTACTATTATCGATAGTGGGATTATTATTTGAAAGCGTTTCTGAGTCAATTTTCAGAAATTTAAGTTCAAAACCTCCTCCAATTAAAAATTCTTGTAAAAATAAAGATTGAAAATAAGCCTGATTAGTCAAGTCCCAAAAATCAACATTTATAGTACTCTGACCGATAGGCACAAAATCTAAATTCCCTTTACTATTTGTAACATTTCGATTAAATTGATTAAACTGAGATTTGAAACCTACACTAAAATTGTACCCATTCTCAACATAATAATCAAAGTTATACCTCACATTATCTCCTAATACGATATCTAATGAAGCGATATCATTTTTAAAAAAACGTTTCTTTTGAGTAACATTAACCAAAACAGCGCTTTTAAACAATTCATCATAATGCAATCCAAACTTTAAAAATGATTTAATAGGTTCTTCTCTCAGTACCAAATTCAAATCATCTCCTCCTTCAATATTTGGACTTAAATAATAATCTATACTACTAAAATTATGAGTAGCATCAATATTGGTAATTCCTCTTTCTAATTGTTTATACGTAATTTCTGTGTCGGGCTTAAAACGTAGCTTCCCAATAATATAATCCCTTGTATAATTTTCTAATTCGTTACAATTTATTTTCTTTATTTTAAGGATTTGATCCTTAAGCACCAAAGGAGGTTTCACATATTTTTCACCGTCATCTACCAATGCTTTTAGTTTTTCATAAACCGAAAAGGCAGCTTCCTCACCTTTTTTCACGATTTCCTCACCTAAATCAAATGAAATAACCCCATAATTCTTTATATCTGGCTTGATATAAATATCCGTTTTCATCACATTTCTTTTCATCTTCTCAATCGAATGAAGATTTGTAATTTGAACCAAGATTCTTGTTGCATCATTCAAGCCCGTTTTTGTAAGCAAATCGTCTTGAACATCCACACCAATGATAATATCTGCTCCCAAAGCTTTTACTTCGTCAATGGGATAATTATTAGTTACTCCCCCATCAACTAGTAACTCGTCATTTAATTC is from Flavobacterium sp. NG2 and encodes:
- a CDS encoding patatin-like phospholipase family protein; translated protein: MKKYILLILIFFSGLQLFSQEQKRPKVGLVLSGGGAKGFAHIGVLKVLEEVGIKVDYIGGTSMGAIVGGIYASGYNAAQVDSIFKATNFDELLNDYVPRASKNFYEKRNDEVYALVLPFDKFRIGIPEALSKGIYNFNLLSKLTRNVRHIRDFNQLPTPFLCIGSNIETGKQVVLNKGNLAQAMIISAAFPSLFSPIELNDELLVDGGVTNNYPIDEVKALGADIIIGVDVQDDLLTKTGLNDATRILVQITNLHSIEKMKRNVMKTDIYIKPDIKNYGVISFDLGEEIVKKGEEAAFSVYEKLKALVDDGEKYVKPPLVLKDQILKIKKINCNELENYTRDYIIGKLRFKPDTEITYKQLERGITNIDATHNFSSIDYYLSPNIEGGDDLNLVLREEPIKSFLKFGLHYDELFKSAVLVNVTQKKRFFKNDIASLDIVLGDNVRYNFDYYVENGYNFSVGFKSQFNQFNRNVTNSKGNLDFVPIGQSTINVDFWDLTNQAYFQSLFLQEFLIGGGFELKFLKIDSETLSNNNPTIDNSNYLSAFGYLKFDSFDDKHFPKKGLYFSGDIQTYLLSSDYSKEFNPYTIVKGGFGGAFSICKDFTFTIKNEAGFTLGDKSVSFLNFVLGGYGFNPINNFRPFYGYDFLSLGGNSYIKSTGSLDYEFYKNNHFNFSANFANLGDKIFKNINDWVSVPKYSGYAVGYGLETVIGPIEFKHSWSPDNTTGFSWISVGFLF